The Candidatus Methylomirabilota bacterium genome includes a region encoding these proteins:
- a CDS encoding cytidylate kinase family protein: protein MAILAISQEMGSGGAEIGMTVATRLGYTYVDNEELLGRAQRYGLAEDRLARLVEDRPSWVERFDAETRRCILALQTVLYEFAQADNIVLMGGGGQWLLRGVPHALRTRIVAPFGERVTRLTATLAAEGRERVTPKTVAQFIRRDDIQKSARMRYLFDVDLKDPGLYDVHINTAVLSRAAAVQMLANLARQPELATTEAGRQLVADRALASQVEVALAGHPDLRRRAINVESRDGAVTLELSSGADPDVARSVAQGVAGVQSVALRTAEIPIVSSFPV, encoded by the coding sequence ATGGCGATTCTGGCGATCTCACAGGAAATGGGCAGCGGCGGGGCCGAGATCGGAATGACGGTCGCGACCCGCCTCGGCTACACCTACGTCGACAACGAGGAATTGCTCGGCCGAGCCCAGCGCTACGGTCTGGCGGAGGACCGCCTCGCCCGCCTCGTGGAAGACCGCCCGTCCTGGGTCGAGCGGTTCGACGCCGAGACCCGCCGGTGCATCCTGGCCCTGCAGACCGTGCTCTACGAGTTCGCGCAGGCCGACAACATCGTGCTGATGGGGGGCGGCGGGCAGTGGCTGCTGCGCGGGGTGCCCCACGCGCTGCGGACCCGGATCGTGGCGCCCTTCGGCGAGCGGGTGACGCGGCTGACCGCCACGCTGGCCGCCGAGGGGCGCGAGCGCGTCACCCCGAAGACGGTCGCCCAGTTCATCCGCCGGGACGACATCCAGAAGTCGGCGCGCATGCGCTATCTCTTCGACGTCGACCTCAAGGACCCCGGGCTCTACGACGTCCACATCAACACCGCCGTCCTCTCCCGCGCCGCCGCGGTGCAGATGCTCGCGAACCTGGCGCGCCAGCCCGAGCTCGCCACCACGGAGGCGGGCCGACAGCTGGTCGCAGACCGGGCGCTCGCATCCCAGGTGGAAGTCGCCCTGGCCGGCCATCCGGACCTGCGCCGGCGGGCGATCAACGTGGAATCGCGTGACGGCGCGGTGACGCTGGAGCTGTCATCGGGAGCGGACCCCGACGTGGCGCGCTCCGTGGCCCAGGGCGTGGCGGGAGTCCAGAGCGTCGCGCTGCGGACCGCGGAGATCCCGATCGTCTCCTCGTTTCCGGTCTAG
- a CDS encoding SRPBCC family protein, whose translation MSQWSGRALRGCTILLAVGLLGGGIAGAQPAVPPTPTVETRAVPGQDVKQVNAQGIIDAPPHVVRAVVADLERYPEFMPYVKESRILGRDAPGQVLNYQRLSFGIPFVQDRHYVIRITERGYRDTDRRRAWAVTWRLEDGLPPRASPDAIRVSVNSGYWDLRPVKGSDRSTDTRYCVLTDPAGSLPKWIVGMANTEGVPQIFAAVASAAASPRYAALPPPAEEGDLAERPPMGDCAEPAR comes from the coding sequence ATGAGTCAGTGGAGCGGCCGCGCTCTCCGCGGGTGCACGATCCTCCTCGCGGTCGGGCTCCTCGGCGGCGGGATCGCCGGGGCGCAGCCGGCCGTGCCGCCGACGCCGACGGTCGAGACGCGCGCGGTGCCCGGCCAGGACGTCAAGCAGGTCAACGCGCAGGGCATCATCGACGCGCCCCCGCACGTGGTGCGCGCGGTGGTCGCCGATCTCGAGCGCTACCCCGAGTTCATGCCCTACGTGAAGGAGAGCCGCATCCTGGGCCGCGACGCGCCCGGCCAGGTCCTGAACTACCAGCGGCTCTCGTTCGGCATTCCGTTCGTGCAGGACCGCCACTACGTCATCCGCATCACCGAGCGCGGCTACCGCGACACCGATCGTCGGCGCGCGTGGGCCGTGACCTGGCGGCTCGAGGACGGGCTGCCGCCCCGAGCGAGCCCGGACGCCATCCGGGTGTCGGTCAACAGCGGCTACTGGGACCTGCGCCCGGTCAAGGGCTCCGACCGATCGACCGACACGCGGTACTGCGTGCTCACCGATCCCGCGGGCTCCCTGCCGAAGTGGATCGTGGGCATGGCGAACACCGAGGGCGTGCCCCAGATCTTCGCGGCGGTGGCGAGCGCGGCGGCCAGCCCGCGCTATGCCGCGCTGCCTCCGCCCGCGGAGGAGGGCGACCTGGCCGAGCGCCCGCCCATGGGCGACTGCGCCGAGCCGGCCCGCTAG
- a CDS encoding alpha/beta hydrolase gives MATYVLVHGAYQGGWIWQPVVERLRAAGHRVHAPTLDGCAERKDQVRPGITVGTHAREVAGLLFYEDLRDVVLVGTSAGGMVICLAAEQAADRIARLVFVDALALLPGERVSDIVSRPPGQVTALTIGPTPADAQARMFADLEPAARAWALARYTPHPIAALEAPMEPTGFWERRWRAAVIRCARARNPPESHQRRTAERLKAPYTEMDTGHYPMLSQPDELVRLLTAEALP, from the coding sequence ATGGCGACCTACGTCCTGGTCCACGGCGCGTATCAGGGAGGCTGGATCTGGCAGCCGGTGGTCGAGCGCCTGCGCGCGGCCGGCCATCGCGTCCACGCGCCCACGCTGGACGGCTGCGCGGAGCGCAAGGATCAGGTGCGGCCGGGGATCACGGTGGGCACGCACGCGCGCGAGGTGGCCGGCCTCCTGTTCTACGAAGACCTGCGCGACGTGGTGCTGGTGGGCACGAGCGCGGGGGGCATGGTGATCTGCCTGGCCGCCGAGCAGGCGGCCGATCGCATCGCGCGCCTCGTGTTCGTGGACGCCCTCGCCCTGCTGCCCGGCGAGCGCGTGTCCGACATCGTGAGCCGCCCTCCGGGCCAGGTCACCGCCCTGACCATCGGCCCCACGCCCGCCGACGCGCAGGCGCGCATGTTCGCGGATCTCGAGCCGGCCGCGCGGGCGTGGGCGCTGGCCCGCTACACCCCGCATCCGATCGCGGCGCTCGAGGCCCCGATGGAGCCCACCGGGTTCTGGGAGCGGCGGTGGCGCGCCGCGGTGATCCGCTGCGCGCGCGCCAGGAATCCGCCCGAGTCGCATCAGCGTCGCACCGCCGAGCGGTTGAAGGCGCCGTACACCGAGATGGACACGGGACACTACCCGATGCTGAGTCAGCCCGACGAGCTGGTCCGGCTCCTGACCGCGGAGGCCCTGCCATGA
- a CDS encoding aldose 1-epimerase — protein sequence MDITLRAGEAAVTLQPAAGGAITRYWHERGGVTREWLRPPPPHPIRGASPAAAFPLVPYSNRIRDGRFTFRGRTMQLPLNFPPERHSIHGQGWQAAWRPIEVTASEARLEYEHPAGAWPWAYRATQRIALSPDRLVVALAVRNESAEAMPVGLGWHPYFVRTPAATVTAEVRAMWRTDDETMPTTLDAAPAADLARGIAVAHVALDNCCVGWSGRARLEWPDVGARLTMTAAPPLDCLVVFTPPGRPFFCVEPVSHVTDAFNLAAAGRADTGMRVLEAGEALRATVTLAVEPGLG from the coding sequence ATGGACATCACGCTGCGGGCGGGCGAGGCGGCGGTGACGCTACAGCCCGCGGCGGGCGGCGCGATCACCCGCTACTGGCACGAGCGCGGCGGCGTGACCCGCGAGTGGCTGCGGCCGCCGCCGCCCCACCCGATTCGCGGCGCCTCCCCCGCCGCCGCGTTCCCGCTGGTGCCCTACTCCAACCGCATCCGGGATGGCCGCTTCACGTTTCGCGGCCGCACGATGCAGCTGCCGCTGAACTTCCCGCCGGAGCGCCACAGCATCCACGGCCAGGGCTGGCAGGCGGCGTGGCGCCCGATCGAGGTGACCGCGAGCGAGGCGCGGCTCGAGTACGAGCATCCGGCCGGCGCGTGGCCCTGGGCGTACCGGGCCACCCAGCGCATCGCGCTGAGCCCGGATCGCCTGGTCGTCGCGCTCGCGGTGCGCAACGAGAGCGCCGAGGCGATGCCGGTCGGGCTCGGCTGGCACCCCTACTTCGTGCGCACGCCGGCGGCCACCGTCACCGCCGAGGTCCGGGCCATGTGGCGGACCGACGACGAGACGATGCCGACCACGCTCGACGCTGCACCCGCCGCCGATCTCGCGCGAGGCATCGCGGTGGCGCACGTCGCGCTCGACAACTGCTGCGTGGGTTGGAGCGGGCGGGCCCGCCTCGAGTGGCCCGACGTGGGCGCGCGGCTGACCATGACCGCGGCGCCGCCGCTCGACTGCCTCGTGGTGTTCACCCCGCCGGGGCGGCCGTTCTTCTGCGTCGAGCCGGTCAGTCACGTGACCGACGCGTTCAACCTGGCCGCGGCGGGCCGCGCCGACACCGGCATGCGCGTGCTGGAAGCTGGCGAGGCGCTGCGGGCCACCGTCACGCTGGCGGTCGAGCCCGGGCTCGGCTAG
- a CDS encoding GYD domain-containing protein — MPTYMVQAAYTSTAWNKLVQRPENRMDALKPVIAQLGGEILAWYYTFGDYDVVVIFDAPSNINAAAAAMAIAGSGAVKDFKTSVLMSPDEGFDALLLAQGAGYRPPGG, encoded by the coding sequence ATGCCCACATACATGGTGCAGGCGGCCTACACGAGCACGGCGTGGAACAAGCTGGTCCAGCGGCCCGAGAACCGGATGGATGCGCTCAAGCCGGTCATCGCGCAGCTCGGCGGAGAGATCCTGGCCTGGTACTACACGTTCGGCGACTACGACGTGGTCGTGATCTTCGATGCCCCCAGCAACATCAACGCGGCCGCGGCGGCGATGGCCATCGCGGGAAGCGGCGCGGTGAAGGACTTCAAGACGAGCGTGCTGATGTCGCCCGACGAGGGGTTCGACGCCCTGCTCTTGGCGCAGGGCGCCGGCTACCGTCCGCCGGGCGGGTGA
- a CDS encoding SDR family oxidoreductase produces the protein MTMRLASYPSLEDRAVFVTGGGSGIGASIVQHLCEQRARVAFVDIQHEASEALVERIRAAGTPAPAFIPCDLRDIGALRAAVEQARARHGPARVLVNNAAHDERHSIESVTPEYWDDRFAVNLRHQFFAAQAVAPAMAEAGGGSIINFGSVSWLIGQGGMPAYLSAKAAVAGLTRALARDLGPKSIRVNAIVPGWIMTERQITLWLTPEGEQELLRRQCLKRRLVPEDIARVVLFLAADDSSACTNQSYVVDGGWV, from the coding sequence ATGACCATGCGATTGGCCTCGTATCCGAGCCTCGAGGATCGCGCCGTGTTCGTGACGGGCGGCGGCAGCGGCATCGGCGCGTCCATCGTCCAGCACCTGTGCGAGCAGCGGGCCCGCGTGGCATTCGTGGACATCCAGCACGAGGCCTCCGAGGCCCTGGTCGAGCGCATCCGCGCGGCCGGGACGCCCGCCCCCGCGTTCATTCCGTGCGATCTGCGCGACATCGGCGCCCTGCGCGCTGCCGTCGAGCAGGCCCGCGCGCGGCACGGGCCGGCGCGCGTGCTCGTCAACAACGCGGCCCACGACGAGCGCCACAGCATCGAGAGCGTGACCCCCGAGTACTGGGACGATCGCTTCGCGGTGAACCTGCGCCACCAGTTCTTCGCCGCCCAGGCGGTGGCGCCCGCGATGGCCGAGGCGGGTGGCGGGTCGATCATCAACTTCGGCTCGGTCTCGTGGCTGATCGGCCAGGGGGGCATGCCCGCGTATCTCAGCGCCAAGGCCGCGGTGGCCGGGCTCACCCGGGCGCTCGCCCGGGACCTCGGACCGAAGAGCATCCGGGTGAACGCCATCGTGCCCGGCTGGATCATGACCGAGCGGCAGATCACGCTGTGGCTCACCCCGGAGGGCGAGCAGGAATTGCTCCGCCGCCAGTGCCTCAAGCGCCGGCTCGTGCCCGAGGACATCGCGCGGGTCGTGCTCTTCCTCGCCGCCGACGACAGCTCCGCCTGCACCAACCAGAGCTACGTGGTCGACGGCGGCTGGGTGTAA
- a CDS encoding TauD/TfdA family dioxygenase — translation MSDQALTIEKLTPHIGAEVRGVDLSRPLDEPTFKQVHDALIENQVIFFRDQHLTPEQHKAFGRLFGDLAVHPAAPALLAGHPEILVIHADEKSKHVAGESWHSDVSCDPEPPMGSILYMHELPPVGGDTLFASMYAAYEALSDPMKRWLEGMTAIHRGEHVYRGRYGVADAGKQFPEAEHPVIRTHPVSGRKALFVNRTFTTRIPQLRRHESDAVLRMLYEHIETPEFQCRFRWQVDSIAFWDNRCAQHHAMWDYFPQRRHGHRVTVKGDRPFYRP, via the coding sequence ATGAGCGACCAGGCCCTCACCATCGAGAAGCTCACGCCGCACATCGGCGCCGAGGTCCGCGGCGTCGATCTCTCCCGGCCGCTCGACGAGCCCACCTTCAAGCAGGTGCACGACGCGCTCATCGAGAACCAGGTGATCTTCTTCCGCGATCAGCACCTCACCCCCGAGCAGCACAAGGCCTTCGGGCGCCTCTTCGGCGACCTGGCCGTGCATCCGGCCGCGCCCGCGCTGCTCGCGGGGCATCCCGAGATCCTGGTGATCCACGCCGACGAGAAGTCCAAGCACGTGGCCGGCGAGAGCTGGCACTCCGACGTCTCCTGCGACCCCGAGCCGCCGATGGGCAGCATCCTCTATATGCACGAGCTGCCCCCGGTGGGCGGCGACACCTTGTTCGCGAGCATGTACGCGGCCTACGAGGCCCTGTCCGATCCGATGAAGCGGTGGCTCGAGGGCATGACCGCGATCCACCGCGGCGAGCACGTCTACCGCGGGCGCTACGGCGTGGCGGACGCGGGCAAGCAGTTCCCGGAGGCCGAGCATCCGGTGATCCGCACCCATCCGGTGTCGGGACGAAAGGCGCTCTTCGTCAACCGGACCTTCACCACCCGGATCCCGCAGCTGCGGCGACACGAGAGCGACGCGGTGCTCCGCATGCTCTACGAGCACATCGAGACGCCGGAGTTCCAGTGCCGATTCCGCTGGCAGGTCGACTCGATCGCCTTCTGGGACAACCGCTGCGCCCAGCACCACGCGATGTGGGACTACTTCCCCCAGCGGCGCCACGGCCATCGCGTCACCGTGAAGGGCGACCGGCCGTTCTACCGGCCCTGA
- the ald gene encoding alanine dehydrogenase yields MIIGVPREIKPGEQRVALTPPGARALREHGHRVLIERGGGLGSSIRDEEYTREGAELGSADEVWARAELVLKVKEPVSEEYGRLRAGQILFTYLHLAAVPELARVLRQAGGVAIAYETVQRPDGSLPLLAPMSEVAGRLSVQEGAAYLTRARGGRGILLAGVPGVPPGNIVVLGAGTVGVSAARIALGLGADVSILDINLDRLRAVDDLFNGRVITIMSNSFNIDQVLRRADLLVGAVLVTGARAPVLVTKEMVASMKEGSVIVDVAVDQGGSVETIHATTLLDPTYVVSGVVHYGVANMPALVPRTSTFALTNATLPYVLDLAGHGLVDAVRRNAPLGRGVNVWHGEVVHSAVAEALGVTATPLEKLLGA; encoded by the coding sequence GTGATCATCGGGGTGCCACGCGAGATCAAGCCGGGCGAGCAGCGCGTCGCGCTGACGCCGCCGGGCGCGCGCGCGCTCCGGGAGCACGGCCACCGCGTGCTGATCGAGCGCGGCGGCGGGCTCGGCAGCAGCATTCGCGACGAGGAGTACACGCGCGAGGGCGCCGAGCTCGGGTCCGCCGACGAGGTGTGGGCCCGCGCCGAGCTGGTGCTGAAGGTGAAGGAGCCGGTGTCCGAGGAGTACGGCCGCCTGCGCGCGGGCCAGATCCTGTTCACCTACCTCCATCTTGCGGCGGTGCCGGAGCTGGCGCGCGTGCTCCGGCAGGCCGGCGGCGTCGCCATCGCCTACGAGACGGTGCAGCGGCCGGACGGAAGCCTGCCGCTGCTGGCCCCGATGAGCGAGGTCGCGGGGCGGCTCTCGGTGCAGGAGGGCGCGGCCTATCTCACGCGGGCTCGCGGCGGCCGCGGCATCCTCCTCGCGGGCGTGCCGGGCGTGCCGCCCGGCAACATCGTGGTGCTGGGCGCGGGCACGGTCGGGGTCAGCGCCGCGCGCATCGCGCTCGGCCTCGGGGCCGACGTCTCGATCCTCGATATCAATCTCGACCGCCTCCGCGCGGTGGACGATCTCTTCAACGGCCGTGTGATCACGATCATGTCCAACAGCTTCAACATCGACCAGGTGCTGCGCCGCGCCGACCTGCTGGTGGGCGCGGTGCTGGTCACCGGCGCGCGCGCCCCGGTGCTGGTCACCAAGGAGATGGTGGCCTCCATGAAGGAGGGCTCGGTGATCGTGGATGTGGCGGTGGACCAGGGCGGCAGCGTCGAGACGATCCACGCCACCACGCTGCTCGACCCGACCTACGTCGTCTCCGGCGTGGTCCACTACGGCGTGGCGAACATGCCCGCGCTCGTGCCCCGCACCTCCACCTTCGCGCTGACCAACGCGACCCTGCCCTACGTGCTGGACCTGGCCGGCCACGGCCTGGTGGACGCGGTCCGCCGCAACGCCCCGCTCGGCCGCGGCGTCAACGTCTGGCACGGCGAGGTCGTGCACTCCGCGGTCGCGGAGGCGCTGGGCGTCACCGCGACGCCGCTGGAGAAGCTGCTCGGCGCCTAG
- a CDS encoding NAD(P)-dependent oxidoreductase: MPGTVGFIGLGAMGGPMAQNLVKHGFSLVVHDVDPAKTELWRTRGATVMGSAAEVAARVERTISMVETTAQAEAVIAGEQGIVHTARSGHVVVSMSTIDPLVARRLADRLASHGIAMLDAPVSGGTERAASGELSIIVGGASETVAACQDLFRAMGANVFHMGRLGQGLAMKLINNMLIHVNTVAVAEALVLGVKAGLDPQAIYDVVRVSTGNSYAFEMRVPRMLARDFAPGGTVDISFKDQELETAFAKQLGVPVLLANVTQQVYQMARAAGLNKEDGSAVVKVLERLAGVTVGGGAT, from the coding sequence ATGCCCGGCACAGTCGGCTTCATCGGCCTCGGCGCGATGGGCGGCCCGATGGCCCAGAACCTCGTCAAGCACGGCTTCTCGCTGGTGGTGCACGACGTCGACCCGGCCAAGACCGAGCTGTGGCGCACGCGGGGCGCCACCGTGATGGGCTCGGCCGCCGAGGTGGCGGCCCGCGTCGAGCGCACCATCAGCATGGTGGAGACCACCGCGCAGGCCGAGGCGGTCATCGCGGGCGAGCAGGGCATCGTCCACACTGCGCGGTCCGGACACGTCGTCGTCTCGATGAGCACGATCGACCCGCTCGTCGCCCGCCGGCTCGCCGACCGGCTGGCGTCCCACGGCATCGCGATGCTGGACGCGCCGGTGAGCGGGGGAACCGAGCGGGCCGCCTCCGGCGAGCTGTCGATCATCGTGGGCGGCGCGTCGGAGACGGTGGCCGCATGCCAGGACCTCTTCCGGGCGATGGGGGCCAACGTGTTCCACATGGGCCGGCTCGGGCAGGGCCTTGCCATGAAGCTCATCAACAACATGCTGATCCACGTCAACACGGTGGCGGTCGCGGAGGCCCTCGTGCTCGGGGTGAAGGCCGGCCTCGATCCGCAGGCCATCTACGACGTGGTGCGAGTCAGCACCGGCAACAGCTACGCGTTCGAGATGCGGGTGCCGCGGATGCTCGCGCGCGACTTCGCGCCGGGCGGCACGGTGGACATCTCATTCAAGGATCAGGAGCTCGAGACGGCGTTCGCCAAGCAGCTCGGGGTGCCGGTGCTGCTCGCCAACGTGACCCAGCAGGTCTACCAGATGGCGCGGGCGGCCGGTCTCAACAAGGAGGACGGCTCCGCGGTGGTCAAGGTGCTCGAGCGCCTGGCCGGCGTGACGGTGGGCGGCGGGGCGACGTGA
- a CDS encoding CHAT domain-containing protein, whose product MATRISLALLFAVVLTSSAWAAEGPADQAFRRGLDAFERGTFADAIAGWSEAVRLYEREGNRAGQERALRSLGQAHASLGQYQQALARLEEARALAEPSRDPARVAPVLASLGSIELGAGQLDRAEPHLRDAVTQARARGDDRLAAAALNDLGNLLVLRQKPAEALDAYRESAALARGAGYRTLAAQGLSNASSVLRQTGRIPEAKTALDEGLDQLLPAPASHDMAFALINVGLGYRDLAATFPDRGEVMRRSATALNAAVAAADRIGDRRAASYARGYLGMLYEDERRHAEALDLTRQAVLLAQQANVPESLYRWQWQAGRLLYALGRPEEAVESYRRAIATLQSIRPELSAGRGGAPVPFRESVGRVYFEAVDLLLRQAAARRGREDITPYLVEARETVELFKAAELRDYFRDDCVDTALAKSTRLDVVSQSAVVIYPILMPDRTELLVSLPTGLKSIVVPVGEERLTQEVRQFRRRLEKRTTREYLPHAQQLYDWLIRPLASDLADLKVDTLVFVPDGALRTIPMGALHDGKQFLISKYALGITPGLSLTDPRPIPRDHVKVLALGVTQAVHGFPALPNVEPELAALRTLYPSTVLIDKDFVVPAVEKLLREERYTIVHIASHGEVSGDSEQSFVLAFDGKLSVDRLDQFIGLFKYRDDPLELLTLSACDTAEGDDRAALGLAGVAIKAGARSALATLWEVNDEVSARLVIDFYQELRDPSVSRVGALRRAQLKLVEDPRYDHPGFWAPFLLINNWL is encoded by the coding sequence GTGGCAACGCGCATATCGCTCGCCCTGCTGTTCGCGGTCGTGCTCACCTCCTCGGCCTGGGCCGCCGAGGGCCCTGCGGATCAGGCGTTCCGCCGAGGCCTGGACGCGTTCGAGCGCGGGACCTTCGCCGACGCGATCGCCGGCTGGAGCGAGGCGGTCCGCCTCTACGAGCGCGAGGGCAACCGCGCCGGGCAGGAGCGCGCGCTCCGCTCCCTCGGGCAGGCCCACGCCTCGCTCGGCCAGTACCAGCAGGCGCTCGCGCGGCTCGAGGAGGCGCGGGCACTCGCCGAGCCCTCGCGCGATCCGGCCCGCGTGGCGCCGGTGCTCGCCAGCCTCGGCAGCATCGAGCTCGGGGCGGGCCAGCTCGACCGTGCCGAGCCGCATCTCCGGGATGCGGTCACGCAGGCCCGGGCGCGGGGCGACGACCGCCTCGCGGCCGCCGCGCTCAACGACCTGGGCAACCTCCTGGTGCTCCGGCAGAAGCCCGCCGAGGCGCTCGATGCCTACCGCGAGAGCGCGGCGCTGGCACGTGGGGCCGGCTACCGGACGCTGGCGGCCCAAGGTCTCAGCAACGCCTCGAGCGTGCTGCGGCAGACGGGCCGGATTCCCGAAGCGAAGACCGCGCTCGACGAAGGGCTCGATCAGCTCCTCCCGGCGCCGGCCTCTCATGACATGGCCTTCGCCCTGATCAACGTCGGCCTGGGCTACCGCGATCTGGCGGCCACGTTCCCCGACCGGGGAGAGGTGATGCGGCGAAGCGCCACCGCGCTCAACGCGGCGGTGGCCGCGGCCGACCGGATCGGCGACCGGCGGGCGGCCTCGTACGCGCGGGGCTATCTGGGGATGCTCTACGAGGACGAGCGCCGGCACGCCGAGGCGCTCGACCTCACCCGCCAGGCGGTGCTCCTGGCCCAGCAGGCGAACGTCCCGGAGTCGCTCTATCGGTGGCAGTGGCAGGCCGGCCGCCTGCTCTACGCCCTCGGCCGGCCGGAGGAGGCCGTCGAGTCGTACCGGCGCGCGATCGCCACGCTGCAGTCCATCCGGCCGGAGCTGTCGGCGGGCCGCGGTGGGGCGCCGGTGCCGTTCCGCGAGTCGGTCGGTCGGGTGTACTTCGAGGCGGTGGACCTGCTCCTCCGTCAGGCGGCCGCGCGACGGGGCCGCGAGGACATCACCCCGTACCTGGTGGAGGCCCGGGAGACGGTCGAGCTCTTCAAGGCCGCCGAGCTCCGCGACTACTTCCGCGACGACTGTGTCGACACCGCGCTGGCGAAGTCCACCCGTCTCGACGTGGTCTCGCAGAGCGCGGTGGTCATCTATCCGATCCTCATGCCGGACCGGACCGAGCTGCTGGTGAGCCTGCCGACCGGGCTCAAGAGCATCGTGGTGCCGGTCGGTGAAGAGCGGCTCACCCAGGAGGTCCGCCAGTTCCGCCGCCGGCTCGAGAAACGGACCACCCGAGAATATCTCCCGCACGCGCAGCAGCTCTACGACTGGCTGATCCGTCCGCTCGCCTCGGATCTCGCCGACCTGAAGGTCGACACCCTGGTCTTCGTCCCCGACGGGGCCCTGCGGACGATCCCGATGGGCGCGCTCCACGACGGCAAGCAGTTCCTCATCTCGAAGTACGCGCTCGGCATCACGCCCGGCCTCAGCCTGACCGATCCGCGGCCGATTCCGCGGGACCACGTGAAGGTGCTCGCGCTGGGCGTGACGCAAGCGGTGCACGGCTTCCCGGCGCTCCCGAACGTCGAACCCGAGCTGGCCGCCTTGCGGACCCTCTACCCGAGCACCGTGCTCATCGACAAGGACTTCGTCGTGCCCGCCGTCGAGAAGCTGCTGCGGGAGGAGCGGTACACGATCGTGCACATCGCCTCGCACGGAGAGGTCAGCGGGGACTCCGAGCAGAGCTTCGTCCTCGCCTTCGACGGCAAGCTCTCCGTCGACCGGCTCGACCAGTTCATCGGCCTCTTCAAGTACCGCGACGACCCCCTGGAGCTCTTGACTCTCAGCGCCTGCGACACGGCCGAGGGCGACGATCGCGCGGCGCTCGGCCTGGCCGGCGTGGCGATCAAGGCCGGGGCGCGCAGCGCGCTGGCCACCCTCTGGGAGGTCAACGACGAGGTGTCGGCGCGGCTGGTCATCGACTTCTACCAGGAGCTGCGCGACCCGTCGGTCTCGCGCGTCGGGGCGCTGCGCCGGGCTCAGCTCAAGCTCGTGGAGGATCCGCGCTACGATCACCCGGGCTTCTGGGCTCCATTCCTGCTGATCAACAACTGGCTGTGA